The Prevotella sp. E9-3 genome has a window encoding:
- a CDS encoding Na+/H+ antiporter NhaC family protein, with translation MTKGILALSPLMVFIILYLVTSVIAHDFYIVPLTVAFMVSSIFAIATMKGKLRRRVNIFSRGAGTPEMMLMIWIFILAGAFANSAKVMGSIDATVSLTLSILPSQMLLAGLFLAACFISLSIGTSVGTVVALTPIAAGVAAQTGLSTAMVTAVVVGGSFFGDNLSFISDTTIIATQTQGCQPSDKFKVNSFIVAPAALFIFIVYIFMGQGISTPTNIPEVDFWKVVPYLVVLITAIFGLNVMAVLTLGVILTGIIGILNGAYDIYGWMQAMGQGILGMGELIIITLMAGGILEVIKHNGGIDYIIERLTQHIHGKRGAELSIAALVSVVNVCTANNTVAIITVGGIARKIGEKYHLDPRKCASLLDTFSCFTQGLIPYGAQLLMAAGLASLNPIAILPHLYYPVSIGCAAFIAIMLRYPKRYS, from the coding sequence ATGACAAAGGGAATACTAGCACTTTCACCGCTGATGGTGTTTATTATCCTATATTTAGTCACGAGCGTTATTGCTCATGACTTTTATATTGTGCCGCTAACTGTAGCCTTCATGGTGAGCAGTATTTTTGCTATTGCTACTATGAAAGGGAAACTACGCCGTAGGGTAAATATATTCAGTCGTGGAGCCGGCACCCCCGAAATGATGCTGATGATCTGGATATTCATACTGGCAGGAGCATTTGCCAATTCGGCAAAAGTGATGGGAAGTATTGATGCCACCGTATCGCTAACCTTATCCATACTCCCGTCTCAGATGCTACTTGCAGGACTCTTCCTTGCTGCATGCTTTATTTCACTAAGCATAGGTACAAGTGTAGGTACGGTAGTTGCTCTGACTCCGATTGCCGCTGGCGTAGCCGCTCAAACAGGACTCTCCACAGCTATGGTAACAGCTGTAGTAGTGGGAGGTTCATTCTTTGGTGACAATCTGTCATTTATCAGCGACACTACAATCATTGCTACGCAAACTCAAGGATGTCAGCCAAGTGATAAATTCAAGGTAAACTCATTCATCGTTGCCCCCGCTGCATTGTTTATTTTTATCGTCTATATCTTTATGGGACAAGGTATTTCGACTCCCACAAACATACCAGAGGTTGATTTCTGGAAAGTAGTACCCTATCTTGTGGTATTAATCACCGCTATCTTTGGTCTCAATGTGATGGCTGTGCTTACTTTGGGTGTCATACTCACAGGAATCATCGGCATCTTGAATGGCGCCTATGATATCTACGGATGGATGCAAGCTATGGGGCAAGGAATTCTTGGAATGGGTGAACTCATTATCATTACTTTGATGGCAGGAGGAATACTTGAGGTAATCAAACATAACGGAGGTATTGACTACATTATTGAGCGCCTCACCCAGCATATTCATGGAAAGCGAGGAGCCGAACTGTCAATTGCTGCTTTAGTGAGTGTAGTTAATGTATGCACAGCCAATAATACAGTAGCTATCATAACAGTAGGCGGCATTGCCCGTAAGATTGGCGAAAAATATCATCTCGACCCTCGCAAATGTGCATCTTTGCTCGATACATTCTCTTGTTTCACTCAGGGACTGATTCCCTACGGAGCACAGTTGCTAATGGCTGCAGGATTGGCATCGTTGAATCCAATAGCTATTCTTCCACACCTATACTATCCAGTAAGCATCGGGTGTGCAGCTTTCATTGCTATCATGCTGAGGTACCCTAAGCGCTATTCATAA
- a CDS encoding nucleotidyltransferase family protein: MDITTRNFFNLLRAGAFNEKVEIEPMSAWKWRQVYHYSLMHGVSAIVYDGIMQCQHQFFLQIPTDILDMWRTTTNEIEHENENESITLLQIYSIFSKQLLRPILVKGYQLAALYNQPLHRLSHSIDIYFPYSTQGEKADKWALQNGDSLDNSKPNRLSYKWNNSPIEHYYCLNRMTNKLLNRSLQNIIETEIRESTASYIIIKGTRVEVVSNTLALLQILLDIAQHILNNGISLKHLVDLGSLLRSSGDKVDYVKLQNWIERLSMKSIAQLAGALLVELFNFTEDEIPFMQPNKKSDTKRVKDELFQLQNSNQEDWHFKQGKDIFIHASNSSAMMGQVRRSVRYFKFYPSESITNFFSSFTHSLSHIEE; the protein is encoded by the coding sequence ATGGATATCACAACTCGTAATTTCTTCAATTTGCTACGTGCTGGAGCTTTCAATGAGAAAGTTGAGATAGAGCCTATGTCAGCATGGAAGTGGAGACAGGTGTACCACTACTCTCTCATGCATGGTGTATCTGCTATTGTATATGATGGTATTATGCAATGCCAACACCAGTTCTTCCTGCAGATTCCTACCGACATACTTGACATGTGGAGAACAACGACAAACGAGATTGAGCATGAAAACGAGAACGAATCAATAACATTACTTCAAATATACTCTATATTCAGCAAGCAATTACTCCGTCCTATCTTAGTTAAGGGGTACCAATTGGCTGCTTTATACAATCAGCCTCTACATAGATTATCACATAGCATTGATATCTATTTCCCTTATTCAACGCAAGGTGAGAAAGCCGACAAATGGGCATTACAAAACGGAGATAGTCTGGATAATTCAAAACCTAATAGACTTAGCTATAAATGGAACAATTCACCCATTGAGCATTATTACTGTCTGAATCGGATGACAAACAAGCTTCTGAACAGATCGCTACAGAACATTATTGAAACGGAAATACGAGAAAGTACTGCTTCTTATATTATTATAAAAGGTACGCGCGTAGAGGTAGTTTCTAATACTTTAGCTCTACTTCAGATTTTGCTAGACATAGCTCAGCATATATTAAACAACGGAATTTCACTGAAGCACCTCGTCGATCTCGGCTCTTTACTTCGCAGTTCCGGTGACAAGGTTGACTATGTAAAACTTCAGAATTGGATAGAAAGACTCAGTATGAAGTCAATTGCCCAATTGGCTGGTGCGCTACTTGTTGAACTGTTCAATTTTACTGAGGACGAAATACCATTTATGCAACCAAATAAAAAGTCTGATACGAAACGTGTAAAAGACGAATTGTTTCAATTACAGAACAGTAATCAGGAGGATTGGCATTTCAAACAGGGAAAAGATATTTTTATTCACGCTTCCAACTCGTCTGCTATGATGGGACAAGTACGACGTTCGGTTAGATATTTCAAATTCTATCCTTCAGAAAGCATCACAAACTTTTTCTCTTCATTCACCCATTCACTCTCTCATATTGAAGAATAA
- the glmS gene encoding glutamine--fructose-6-phosphate transaminase (isomerizing), with the protein MCGIVGYIGHREAYPILIKGLRRLEYRGYDSAGVALLNPEASLNVYKTKGKVDNLCEYCSDKDVTGTVGIAHTRWATHGEPSSRNAHPHYSESKRLAIIHNGIIENYSDIKTKLMEKGIHFQSDTDTEVVVQLIEYIMNRKELSLLEAVQVALYQVIGAYAIAVLDKEDPDQIIAARKQSPLVVGIGEDEFFLGSDASPIVEYTDKVVYLEDENIAVIRRGEGLHVLSILGEEQKLNVKKVDIDLGQIEKGGFPHFMLKEIFEQPECLTNCMRGRINVEATHVTLSALIDYRRELLEAKRVVIVACGTSWHAGLIGKQIIETLCRIPVEVEYASEFRYRNPVIGKGDVVIAISQSGETADTLAAVQLAKEKGAFIYGVCNAIGSSIPRATNTGTYIHVGPEIGVASTKAFTGQVTVLTMIALAMGEAKGTVERDEYLRIVKGLSEIPEKIREVLNTNDKVKDLARTFTYAHNFLYLGRGFSYPVALEGALKLKEISYIHAEGYPAAEMKHGPIALIDSDMPVVVIATHNAMYEKVLSNIQEIKARQGRVIALVSKGDDKISKIADEVIELPDVLECLEPLVATIPLQLLAYHVAVCKGKNVDQPRNLAKSVTVE; encoded by the coding sequence ATGTGTGGAATTGTTGGATATATAGGTCATCGTGAAGCTTATCCTATTTTGATTAAGGGCTTGCGCCGTTTGGAATATCGAGGTTATGACTCAGCAGGTGTTGCACTGCTTAATCCGGAAGCTTCCTTGAATGTATATAAAACTAAAGGAAAAGTTGATAATCTGTGTGAATATTGTTCTGACAAAGATGTAACAGGAACTGTAGGTATTGCTCATACCCGATGGGCAACACATGGAGAGCCTTCTTCGCGTAATGCCCATCCTCATTATTCTGAATCAAAGCGTCTTGCCATTATCCATAATGGAATTATTGAAAATTATTCTGATATTAAGACAAAGTTGATGGAGAAGGGCATTCACTTTCAGAGTGATACTGATACTGAGGTGGTTGTTCAATTGATTGAATATATCATGAACCGCAAAGAGCTTTCTCTTCTTGAAGCTGTTCAAGTGGCATTGTATCAGGTGATTGGTGCATATGCTATTGCAGTTTTAGATAAGGAAGATCCTGATCAGATTATTGCTGCTCGCAAGCAGAGCCCATTGGTTGTGGGTATAGGTGAGGATGAGTTCTTCCTGGGTTCAGATGCTAGTCCTATTGTCGAATATACCGACAAAGTTGTATATCTGGAAGATGAGAATATTGCTGTGATTCGTCGTGGTGAAGGATTGCATGTGTTGAGTATTCTTGGTGAGGAACAGAAGTTGAATGTCAAGAAAGTAGATATTGATCTTGGACAGATAGAAAAAGGAGGCTTCCCTCATTTTATGCTCAAAGAGATTTTTGAGCAGCCAGAATGCTTGACCAACTGTATGCGTGGTCGTATAAATGTAGAAGCTACTCATGTTACCCTTTCTGCACTTATCGATTATCGTAGGGAGTTACTTGAAGCAAAACGAGTTGTAATCGTGGCTTGTGGAACTTCATGGCATGCAGGCTTAATTGGTAAGCAGATAATCGAGACGTTGTGTCGTATTCCTGTTGAGGTTGAGTATGCCAGCGAATTTCGTTATCGTAATCCTGTGATAGGAAAAGGAGATGTAGTCATAGCTATTAGTCAGAGTGGAGAAACCGCCGATACGCTGGCTGCTGTTCAATTAGCAAAGGAAAAAGGCGCATTTATTTACGGCGTATGTAATGCTATTGGTTCTAGTATTCCACGTGCTACAAATACTGGTACATATATTCATGTAGGACCAGAGATTGGTGTCGCTTCAACAAAAGCATTCACTGGTCAAGTAACTGTATTGACTATGATAGCTCTTGCTATGGGTGAAGCGAAGGGTACCGTCGAACGTGATGAGTATTTGCGTATCGTGAAAGGGCTTAGCGAGATACCTGAGAAAATTCGCGAAGTGTTGAATACAAACGATAAGGTGAAAGATTTGGCGCGTACATTTACTTATGCTCATAATTTCCTGTATTTGGGTAGAGGCTTCTCATATCCAGTAGCATTGGAAGGAGCTTTGAAGCTAAAGGAAATATCTTATATTCATGCAGAGGGATACCCTGCTGCGGAGATGAAACACGGTCCTATCGCATTGATTGATAGTGATATGCCTGTAGTTGTTATTGCTACTCATAATGCGATGTACGAGAAAGTCCTTTCTAATATCCAAGAGATTAAAGCTCGACAGGGTAGGGTGATTGCCCTTGTTTCTAAGGGTGACGATAAGATTTCAAAAATTGCTGATGAAGTTATTGAATTGCCCGATGTTTTAGAGTGTCTCGAGCCATTAGTAGCCACTATTCCTTTGCAGTTGCTTGCATATCATGTGGCTGTTTGCAAGGGTAAGAATGTTGACCAACCTCGCAACCTTGCTAAAAGTGTTACGGTTGAATAA
- a CDS encoding polysaccharide biosynthesis/export family protein yields the protein MNALKKILLLALPLLLFASCASQKDVPYFQNSKEVDLSKSQYLYDARIMPKDQLTITVSAADDQAVVPFNMTVPTPYTTNQRSTYSQAMLQTYLVDNDGNIIFPIVGQLHVGGLTKSQAEEMILDRIKPYMSEAVNPIVTVRMTGYQISVIGEVARPGTFNVSREKISILEALAQAGDLTIYGQRKNVQLIREDSTGRKSIYTFDLTDANIINSPYFYLQQNDVIYVTPNKVKAQNSSVGSMTTLWFSATSILISLTSLLYNILR from the coding sequence ATGAACGCTTTAAAGAAAATTCTACTATTGGCATTGCCTCTACTTCTTTTTGCAAGTTGTGCTTCCCAGAAAGATGTTCCTTACTTTCAGAACTCTAAGGAAGTAGATTTATCAAAGTCGCAATATTTGTATGATGCACGTATCATGCCGAAAGACCAGTTGACCATTACGGTCAGTGCAGCTGATGATCAGGCTGTAGTGCCTTTTAACATGACTGTGCCTACACCGTATACAACAAATCAGCGTAGTACATATTCTCAGGCTATGTTGCAGACCTATTTGGTGGATAATGACGGAAATATCATATTTCCAATTGTTGGACAACTGCACGTAGGAGGTTTGACAAAGTCGCAGGCAGAAGAAATGATTCTTGACAGAATCAAGCCCTATATGAGTGAAGCTGTCAACCCTATTGTGACCGTGAGAATGACTGGCTATCAAATTTCTGTTATCGGTGAAGTTGCTCGTCCTGGTACTTTTAATGTATCGCGTGAAAAAATCAGTATTCTTGAGGCATTGGCACAGGCAGGTGATTTGACTATCTATGGTCAGAGAAAGAACGTTCAGTTAATACGTGAAGACTCTACAGGTCGTAAGTCAATCTATACATTCGACCTGACGGATGCAAATATTATTAATTCGCCTTATTTCTATTTGCAGCAAAATGACGTGATATACGTAACACCAAACAAGGTGAAAGCTCAAAACTCAAGTGTAGGTAGTATGACAACACTTTGGTTCTCAGCTACATCAATTTTGATATCACTGACTTCTCTGTTGTATAATATTTTACGATAG
- the uxaC gene encoding glucuronate isomerase — MKKFNDKNFVLETEIAQDLYHNHAAKMPIIDYHCHLIPEMVAKDHKFRSITELWLGGDHYKWRAMRTNGVDERYCTGKDTSDWEKFEKWAETVPYTFRNPLYHWTHLELKTAFGIEKLLSPKTAREIYDECNDKLQNDPNFTARGLMRHYNVECVCTTDDPVDDLHHHIEYAKIRTEKEPLMIPAWRPDKAMNIEAPSFASYVNELSNVSNVSISKFADMVDALQKRHDFFAQQGSKLSDHGIEEFYDEEYTDSQIETIFEKALRGQQLSQYEIRQYKHCFLTVMAEMDADAGWTQQFHYGAIRDNNTAMFNKLGPDTGFDSIGEFNTAKAMSKFLNKLNMEGKLTRTILYTLNPCANEVIATMLGNFQGGEPGKIQFGSGWWFNDQMDGMIRQMNALSVLGLLSRFVGMLTDSRSFLSYPRHEYFRRILCNLLGNDVEKGLLPDDRETLARMVEDISYNNARRYFKFY; from the coding sequence ATGAAAAAGTTCAACGACAAAAATTTCGTGCTTGAAACAGAGATCGCTCAAGATTTGTACCATAACCATGCGGCAAAGATGCCAATTATAGATTATCATTGTCATCTTATTCCTGAAATGGTAGCAAAAGACCATAAGTTCAGAAGTATTACCGAATTGTGGTTGGGTGGCGATCATTATAAATGGCGTGCTATGCGTACAAATGGTGTTGACGAACGCTACTGTACAGGTAAAGATACTAGTGATTGGGAGAAATTCGAAAAATGGGCAGAGACAGTTCCCTATACATTTCGTAATCCTCTTTATCACTGGACTCATTTGGAATTGAAAACAGCTTTTGGGATTGAAAAGTTGTTGTCTCCCAAGACAGCTCGTGAAATTTATGATGAATGTAATGATAAGCTTCAGAACGATCCAAATTTCACTGCTCGCGGATTGATGCGTCATTATAATGTGGAATGTGTATGTACTACTGATGATCCAGTAGATGATCTTCATCATCATATTGAATACGCTAAAATTCGTACAGAGAAAGAACCATTGATGATTCCAGCCTGGCGTCCTGATAAGGCAATGAATATTGAAGCTCCAAGTTTCGCTTCTTATGTGAATGAGTTGTCTAATGTCAGCAATGTTAGCATTTCAAAGTTTGCTGATATGGTGGATGCACTTCAGAAACGACATGATTTCTTTGCCCAACAGGGCTCAAAACTGAGTGATCATGGAATTGAGGAGTTTTACGACGAGGAATATACCGATTCTCAGATAGAAACCATTTTCGAGAAGGCTTTGCGTGGACAGCAGCTTAGCCAATATGAAATACGTCAGTATAAGCATTGCTTCCTCACTGTGATGGCAGAAATGGATGCAGATGCAGGATGGACTCAGCAATTCCACTATGGTGCTATTCGTGACAACAATACAGCTATGTTTAATAAGTTGGGACCAGACACCGGTTTTGATTCAATTGGTGAGTTCAATACGGCAAAAGCTATGTCGAAGTTCCTTAACAAGCTGAATATGGAGGGAAAGTTAACACGTACAATCTTGTACACACTTAACCCATGCGCAAATGAAGTTATTGCTACAATGCTTGGAAACTTCCAAGGAGGAGAACCTGGAAAAATTCAATTCGGTTCAGGATGGTGGTTTAATGATCAGATGGATGGCATGATTCGTCAGATGAATGCTCTATCGGTGCTTGGTCTGTTGAGTAGATTCGTTGGTATGCTTACCGATAGCCGTTCGTTCTTGAGCTATCCTCGTCATGAATATTTCCGCAGAATCCTTTGCAATCTCTTGGGAAATGATGTTGAGAAAGGCTTGCTGCCTGACGATCGTGAAACATTGGCTCGAATGGTTGAAGATATTAGCTATAATAATGCACGTAGATACTTCAAATTCTATTAA
- a CDS encoding MFS transporter yields MNTQNTTVHLRLWHRNFWVIVIANLLLCMSVTMLIPTLPLWMLYKEGLTIAETGIAMGIFGIGVFLPGFVCSYLVQHYRRNLVCVWAILLLASTILFPLYVGQTSPVFFYSIRMAQGVAFGLAQMVLASTLIIDTCDSSQRTEANHSTSWFGRFALSLGPLVGLLIYEVVNMEMVLFVASGCCIVASCLILAVHFPFRVPSDHLNKFSLDRFLLVKGWPLLVNMLPVMIAVGIVFSLPHTIYFYALMMVGFLLALLAQRYVFADADLKSEIISGLVLLISAILTMLFSPSSPLCAPLMALGLGIVGARFLLFFIKLSKHCQRGTAQSTFLLGWELGLSLGVGAGYLYFEGDKYSSLECSLGLLVVSLVLYVLFIHKWFITNKNR; encoded by the coding sequence GTGAATACACAAAATACGACGGTACACCTAAGACTCTGGCATCGTAATTTCTGGGTGATAGTCATTGCTAACCTGCTGCTATGCATGTCGGTTACGATGCTTATTCCTACATTGCCACTTTGGATGCTTTACAAAGAGGGACTCACAATCGCTGAAACGGGCATTGCGATGGGAATCTTTGGAATAGGAGTCTTCTTGCCAGGATTTGTCTGCTCATATCTTGTTCAGCATTATCGTCGTAATTTGGTTTGTGTATGGGCCATTTTACTTTTGGCTTCTACGATTCTTTTCCCCTTGTATGTCGGGCAAACATCACCTGTGTTTTTCTATTCTATTCGAATGGCTCAAGGTGTTGCCTTCGGATTAGCTCAGATGGTGCTTGCCTCGACATTGATTATTGATACTTGTGATTCTTCACAGCGTACCGAGGCAAACCACTCAACGTCTTGGTTCGGCCGCTTTGCACTCTCTCTGGGACCTCTGGTGGGATTACTTATATATGAGGTTGTTAACATGGAAATGGTGCTTTTTGTCGCTTCGGGATGTTGTATAGTAGCATCTTGTCTGATTCTGGCAGTTCATTTCCCATTCCGTGTGCCAAGTGATCATCTAAATAAGTTTAGTTTAGATCGCTTTCTTTTGGTAAAAGGATGGCCTTTACTCGTAAACATGCTTCCGGTGATGATTGCTGTGGGAATCGTATTTTCACTACCTCATACAATTTATTTTTATGCATTGATGATGGTAGGCTTTTTGCTGGCACTCTTGGCTCAACGCTATGTGTTTGCTGATGCTGACCTGAAAAGCGAGATCATCTCAGGGTTGGTCTTACTTATCAGTGCCATTCTCACCATGCTTTTCTCTCCATCGTCACCTTTGTGTGCACCGCTTATGGCGCTCGGATTGGGTATTGTTGGAGCCCGCTTTTTATTGTTTTTCATTAAACTGAGTAAACATTGCCAGCGAGGAACTGCTCAGAGTACTTTCCTGTTAGGTTGGGAATTAGGTCTTTCCTTAGGTGTTGGGGCCGGATATCTTTATTTTGAAGGAGATAAGTATTCCTCACTTGAATGTTCTTTGGGCTTGCTTGTTGTATCACTCGTGCTGTATGTACTCTTTATACACAAGTGGTTTATTACTAATAAGAATAGGTGA
- the panB gene encoding 3-methyl-2-oxobutanoate hydroxymethyltransferase, which yields MAGYLISDTRKVTTHRFIEMKQKGEKISMLTSYDFTTAGIVDRAGIDGILIGDSASNVMVGNSTTLPMTVDQMIYHARSVVNAVKRALVVCDMPFGSYQTGSHDGVVNAIRIMKESGCDALKLEGGVEILDTVKAILDAGIPVMAHLGLTPQSINKFGTYAVRAKEEREAEKLLSDAQALAEAGCFAITLEKVPAKLAAQVTSEVSVPTIGIGAGGQCDGQILVVADMLGMNQGFSPRFLRRYADLNSVMTDAIGNYITDVKSGDFPNESESY from the coding sequence ATGGCAGGCTATTTGATTAGTGATACACGTAAGGTGACCACGCATCGCTTCATTGAAATGAAGCAAAAAGGTGAGAAAATTTCAATGCTCACTTCCTATGATTTTACAACAGCAGGCATCGTTGACCGCGCAGGTATCGATGGAATTTTGATAGGCGATTCCGCCTCAAATGTTATGGTGGGAAACTCTACCACGCTACCCATGACGGTGGATCAGATGATTTATCATGCCCGTTCGGTAGTGAATGCAGTGAAACGTGCTTTGGTTGTTTGTGATATGCCTTTTGGCTCGTATCAGACAGGCTCTCACGATGGTGTGGTTAATGCTATCCGCATTATGAAGGAAAGTGGATGTGATGCCCTGAAACTAGAAGGTGGAGTGGAAATACTGGATACGGTGAAGGCTATACTTGATGCAGGTATTCCTGTTATGGCCCATTTGGGACTCACTCCTCAGAGTATTAATAAGTTTGGAACTTATGCCGTTCGAGCCAAGGAAGAGCGTGAAGCTGAGAAACTTTTGAGCGATGCACAAGCCTTGGCTGAAGCTGGATGCTTTGCTATAACCTTAGAGAAAGTTCCTGCTAAACTGGCTGCACAGGTTACTTCTGAAGTGAGTGTGCCTACTATTGGTATAGGTGCCGGTGGACAGTGTGATGGTCAGATTCTGGTTGTTGCCGATATGTTGGGTATGAATCAAGGATTCTCTCCTCGTTTTCTCCGACGTTATGCTGATCTGAACTCAGTGATGACAGACGCTATTGGTAACTATATCACCGATGTAAAGAGTGGTGATTTCCCCAATGAGTCGGAATCTTATTAA
- a CDS encoding HAD family phosphatase, with protein sequence MNQLKAALFDLDGVVFDTESQYTIFWGRQCREFHPEHPGLEIEIKGQTLTQIYDKWFSGELESVREVITKRLNDFEAQMDYPYVAGFLEFVRELRKEGIKTAVVTSSNKPKMENVYQKHPEFKELFDVILTSEDFAESKPSPDCYLRGAARLGAEPNECVVFEDSINGLCSGRSANMVVIGLTTTNKKSNIEMLSDCQINDYTQFKYQNLNALWQAI encoded by the coding sequence ATGAATCAACTGAAAGCTGCACTCTTTGACCTTGATGGAGTAGTGTTTGATACCGAATCACAATACACTATTTTTTGGGGCAGGCAGTGCAGAGAGTTCCATCCAGAACATCCTGGACTTGAAATTGAAATTAAAGGCCAGACTCTTACACAGATATATGACAAATGGTTTTCAGGAGAGTTGGAGTCTGTTAGGGAAGTGATAACAAAACGTCTGAACGATTTTGAAGCCCAGATGGATTATCCCTATGTAGCTGGATTCTTGGAGTTTGTCAGAGAATTGCGTAAGGAAGGAATAAAAACAGCCGTTGTTACTAGTTCGAACAAACCAAAGATGGAAAATGTTTATCAAAAACATCCAGAATTCAAAGAACTTTTTGATGTTATTCTCACCAGTGAGGACTTTGCTGAAAGCAAGCCTTCGCCGGATTGCTATCTACGTGGTGCGGCTCGCTTGGGGGCAGAACCTAATGAATGCGTAGTGTTTGAGGATAGTATCAACGGACTTTGTTCTGGTCGCTCGGCTAATATGGTTGTGATAGGTCTTACAACGACAAATAAAAAGTCGAATATTGAAATGTTATCTGATTGTCAGATAAATGATTACACACAATTCAAATATCAAAACTTAAATGCATTATGGCAGGCTATTTGA